A single genomic interval of Longimicrobium sp. harbors:
- the rpsJ gene encoding 30S ribosomal protein S10: MAGKIRIRLKGFDHAVIDQTTADIVRTAEKTGATISGPIPLPTRVQRWTVNRSPHVDKKSREQFELKTHKRVIDILDSRPQTVDALTKLDLPAGVDVEIKVD; this comes from the coding sequence ATGGCAGGCAAGATCCGAATCCGGCTGAAGGGCTTCGATCACGCGGTGATCGACCAGACCACGGCCGACATCGTCCGCACCGCCGAGAAGACGGGGGCCACCATCAGCGGCCCCATCCCCCTTCCCACGCGCGTGCAGCGGTGGACCGTCAACCGGTCGCCGCACGTGGACAAGAAGAGCCGCGAGCAGTTCGAGCTGAAGACGCACAAGCGTGTGATCGACATCCTGGACTCGCGCCCGCAGACCGTCGACGCCCTCACCAAGCTGGATCTGCCGGCGGGTGTGGACGTCGAGATCAAGGTGGACTGA
- the tuf gene encoding elongation factor Tu (EF-Tu; promotes GTP-dependent binding of aminoacyl-tRNA to the A-site of ribosomes during protein biosynthesis; when the tRNA anticodon matches the mRNA codon, GTP hydrolysis results; the inactive EF-Tu-GDP leaves the ribosome and release of GDP is promoted by elongation factor Ts; many prokaryotes have two copies of the gene encoding EF-Tu) produces the protein EMVMPGDNVQMTVELITPIAMEKELRFAIREGGRTVGAGVVTEIID, from the coding sequence GAGATGGTGATGCCGGGCGACAACGTGCAGATGACGGTGGAGCTGATCACGCCCATCGCCATGGAGAAGGAGCTGCGCTTCGCCATCCGCGAGGGCGGCCGCACCGTGGGCGCCGGCGTCGTCACCGAGATCATCGACTGA